Genomic segment of Streptomyces roseifaciens:
GACCTGACCGTCGACCGCAAGGGCCTGCTCGTCGCCAAGCACGGCCAGGACCTGCCGCTCGCCCCCTCCGAGCTGAAGCTGCTGCTGTACCTGTCCGCCACCCCGGGCCGCGTCTTCAGCCGCCAGCAGCTCCTGGAGCACGTGTGGGAGCACAGCTACCACGGGGACGCCCGCCTGGTGGACGCCTGCGTGATGCGCCTGCGCACCAAGGTCGAGGACTCCACCCGGTCGCCCAAGTACATCCAGACCGTCCGCGGCTTCGGCTACCGCTTCGGACCCCTGTGAGGCGGCCCGCCCTGCGCATGCCGGCCCTGCGCCGGCCGTCCCTGCGCGCCGTCGCGGCCGGCCTGCGCGCCCGCCTCGTCCTCGCGTTCCTGCTGGTCGCCGCGCTCAGCGCGCTCACCACGGCGGCGCTGACCTTCCGCGAGGCCCGTACGGCCATCCTCAAGCGCACCCAGGACACGGCCATCGAGGCCCTGCGCTCCCAGGTCAACTCGCAGGTGCCGGACTACGCCTTCCCGCTCTCCCAGCAGGCCCTGCAGGACCTCCAGCACCGGCTCAACGCCGCCGGCAGCGCCCAGCGCTGGACCGTCTACGTGCGCTACCGCGGCAGCGGGCTCGTGCCCGGCGGCGACCACGGCCGGGTCCTCCCGCGCGGCGTCCAGGAGAAGGTCCGCGCGGGCATCCCCGCCTTCCAGCGCCTGGACAGCGGCGGCGACCCCTGGCTCGCCATCGGGCTGCCGGTCACCTACCGCGGCAGCAATGAGGCCTCCGGCCTGGAGGTGTACGCCCAGATGCCGCTCCGCGAGGACGAGGCGAACGTCCAGGCCCTGGTCAAGGCCGCACAGAGCGGCGCCCTGCCCGCCGTCGCCCTGGCCGCCGTACCGGCCCTGATCGCCGCGCGCGGCGTGCTGCGGCCCGTGCGCGAACTGCGCCGCGCCTCCCGCAAGCTCGCCGCCGGCGAACTGGACACCCGGCTCAAGGTCACCGGCCGCGACGAGCTCGCCGACCTCTCGCGCACCTTCAACGACATGGCCGAGGCCCTGGAGGAGAACGTCGCCGAACTGCGCCGCATGGAGGCCAACTCGCGGCGCTTCGCCGCCGACGTCTCGCACGAGCTGCGCACGCCGCTGGCCGCCATGACCGCCGTCGTCGACGTCCTCGACGACGACGCGGACTCCCTCGACCCCGACACCGCCTACGCCGTCCGCCTCATCAGCGAGGAGACCGGCAAGCTCGCGCGGATGGTCGAGGACCTGATGGAGATCTCCCGCTTCGACGCGGGCGCCGCGGCCCTCCACCTCGACGAGGTCGACGTCTCCGAGACCGTCCGCAAGACCCTCCAGGCCCGCGGCTGGCAGGACAAGGCGTCCGCCGACCTGCCCGAGGGGGTGCGCGCCCGGCTGGATCCGCGCCGCATCGACGTCGTGGTCGCCAACCTCGTCGGCAACGCCCTCAAGCACGGCGGCGAACCGGTGGACGTCGCCGTCCGGGTGGCCGGTGAGGGCGCCGGGCGGAGGCTGCTGATCGAGATCGCGGACCGCGGCGAGGGCATCGACCCCGAGGTGCTGCCGCACGTCTTCGAGCGGTTCTTCAAGGCGGACTCCGCCCGCGCCCGCTCCGAGGGCAGCGGCCTCGGACTCGCGATCACCCTGGAGAACGTACGCCTGCACGAGGGCACCGTGCGGGCCGCCAACCGACCCGGAGGAGGCGCCGTGTTCACCGTGGATCTGCCGCTGCGGCAGGGCGGGGGCGAGACGGCGTGAAGGCGCGACGAGTACGCCGCGCCGCCCCGGCCGCCCTGCTGGCCGCGGCGCTCACCGGCTGCGGCGTCACCACCACCGACGTCATCGACGTGGGGCAGCCCGCGACGGGGGCCAAGCGGCAGGGGGAGGTCAACTCGGCGGAGGCGAGGCTCTTCTTCATGTCGCCCACCGGCGTGACGTCCGTGACGCGGCCGGCCAAGGCCAAGCTCGGCGCCGAGGACGCCGTCGCGCTGCTGCTGCAGGGGCCGAGCGAGGAGGAGCGGGTGCGCGGCCTGTACTCCGACGTGCCCAAGATGAAGGGCGAGGTGCACGTCACGACCGGAACCCTCCGGGTGAGCATCCAGATGCCGTTCAACGTCCTGCGGCTGACCCCCGTCTCCAGGAGCCAGTTCGTCTGCACGGCGGCGGCCAACGAGGTGCCCCGGGGGCGGCAGATCCACGACGTGAAGGTCGAGCTCAGCGGCGGCAGTTACGTCATCACCGACCTGGTCTGCGACAGCAACCAGGCCTTCCCCGCGGCCAAGCTGCCCACCCCTGCCGTATCCCGCTGACCCCCGGTCGGCCGCCGCTCAGGTCCGCGGGAAGCTGAAGGCGTAACCCTCCTGCTTGAGCTCGGGCAGCAGCCGCCCGAGGGCCTCCACGGTCTGGGTGCGCGGGCCGCCCGCGTCGTGCATCAGGATCGTCGGGCCCTTGCCCAGCTCGCGCCGGACGGTGTCGAGGATCTTCTCGACGCCCGGGCGCTCGAAGTCCTTGGTGTCCACGTTCCAGCCGAGCGGGCGCATCCCGTGCTCGGCGGCGATGCGCCGGCTGTCCGGGGTGAACGCCCCGCCGGGGGCCCGGTAGTAGCGCACGGGCTCGCCGCCGGAGGCCTCCTCGATGAGCTTCCGGGCGTCCAGGATCTCCTTCTCCTGGTACGGCACCGGCTTCTTGTCCATCCTGGTGTCGTGCGACATGGAGTGGTCGCACAGCCGGTGCCCCGCCGCGACGACCTCCTTGACGAGGTCCGGGTGCTTCTGCGCGTTGGGCCCCGTCATGCAGAACGTGGCCTTGGCGCCGTACTCCTTGAGCACGTTCAGGACCTTGGGCGTCCACGTCGGGTCCGGGCCGTCGTCGATCGTGAGGTTGACCGTCCTGCCGGAGTCCTCCGACAGGTGCTCGATCTCCTGACTGACCGTCCTGCCGGCGGCCGGCCGGTCCGCCGCCTGGGAAGTGCTGCCGCTCTCGCGGTCGTTGACGGCCACGGCGAGCGTCCCGGCGGCTATCGCGAGGACGGCCGCCGTGGCCGCGATCCGGTTCCTGTGCTTCTTCGGCAGCGCCATGGCGCGGTCCCGCCCTCCCTCTCGGTGTCCCTTACACCGAGTGAGAGGGCGGGGGCGGGGAAGAGCGTTGCGCCTGTTACGAATTGCTCATGTACCCGGCATACGGGGCTCATGCGCGGGGCGGGCGCCGTCAGCCCGTGGGGCGGAAGCCGCGCAGCCGCAGGCTGTTGCCGACGACGAAGACCGAGGAGAAGGCCATCGCGGCTCCGGCGATCATCGGGTTCAGCAGCCCCGCGGCCGCCAGCGGCAGGGCCGCCACGTTGTAGGCGAAGGCCCAGAAGAGGTTGGCCTTGATGGTGCCGAGCGTCCGCCGGGCGAGGCGGATGGCGTCGGCGGCGGTGCGCAGGTCGCCGCGGACGAGGGTGAGGTCGCCGGCCTCGATGGCGGCGTCGGTGCCGGTGCCCATGGCCAGGCCCAGGTCGGCCTGGGCGAGGGCGGCGGCGTCGTTGACGCCGTCGCCGACCATCGCGACCGAACGGCCCTCGGCCTGCAGCCGCTTGACGACGTCGACCTTGTCCTGCGGCAGGACCTCGGCGATCACCTCGTCGATGCCGACCTCGGCCGCGACCGCTTCGGCGACGGCCTTGTTGTCACCGGTGAGCAGGACCGGCGTGAGGCCGAGCGCGCGCAGCCGCCGGACGGCCTCGGCGCTGGTGTCCTTGACCGCGTCGGCCACCTCCAGCACCGCGCGGGCCTCGCCGTCCCAGGCGACGACGACGGCCGTGCGGCCCGCGGCCTCGGCGGCGTCCTTCGCCTCCCGCAGCCCGGCCGGCAGGCCCATGGCCCACTCCGAGAGCAGCTTCTCCCGGCCGACGAGGACGGCGTGGCCCTCGACGACGCCCTGGACGCCGAGGCCCGGCAGGTCGGCGAAGTCCTCCGGCACGGGCAGCGTGCCGACGCGCTCGGCGGCGCCCGCGGCGACGGCCCGGGCGATGGGGTGCTCCGAGGCGTGCTCCAGCGCGCCCGCCAGCCGCAGGGTGTCGGTCTCGCTCACGCCGTCGGCGGTGCGGACGGCGAGCAGGGTCATGCGGCCGGTGGTGACGGTGCCGGTCTTGTCGAGGAGGACGGTGTCGGCCTTGCGGGTGGTCTCCAGGACCTCGGGGCCCTTGATGAGGATGCCGAGCTGGGCGCCGCGGCCGGTGCCGACCATCAGGGCGGTGGGCGTGGCGAGCCCCAGGGCGCACGGGCAGGCGATGATCAGCACGGCCACGGCCGCG
This window contains:
- a CDS encoding ATP-binding protein; the encoded protein is MPALRRPSLRAVAAGLRARLVLAFLLVAALSALTTAALTFREARTAILKRTQDTAIEALRSQVNSQVPDYAFPLSQQALQDLQHRLNAAGSAQRWTVYVRYRGSGLVPGGDHGRVLPRGVQEKVRAGIPAFQRLDSGGDPWLAIGLPVTYRGSNEASGLEVYAQMPLREDEANVQALVKAAQSGALPAVALAAVPALIAARGVLRPVRELRRASRKLAAGELDTRLKVTGRDELADLSRTFNDMAEALEENVAELRRMEANSRRFAADVSHELRTPLAAMTAVVDVLDDDADSLDPDTAYAVRLISEETGKLARMVEDLMEISRFDAGAAALHLDEVDVSETVRKTLQARGWQDKASADLPEGVRARLDPRRIDVVVANLVGNALKHGGEPVDVAVRVAGEGAGRRLLIEIADRGEGIDPEVLPHVFERFFKADSARARSEGSGLGLAITLENVRLHEGTVRAANRPGGGAVFTVDLPLRQGGGETA
- a CDS encoding polysaccharide deacetylase family protein; the encoded protein is MALPKKHRNRIAATAAVLAIAAGTLAVAVNDRESGSTSQAADRPAAGRTVSQEIEHLSEDSGRTVNLTIDDGPDPTWTPKVLNVLKEYGAKATFCMTGPNAQKHPDLVKEVVAAGHRLCDHSMSHDTRMDKKPVPYQEKEILDARKLIEEASGGEPVRYYRAPGGAFTPDSRRIAAEHGMRPLGWNVDTKDFERPGVEKILDTVRRELGKGPTILMHDAGGPRTQTVEALGRLLPELKQEGYAFSFPRT